A single Candidatus Tectomicrobia bacterium DNA region contains:
- a CDS encoding DUF1015 domain-containing protein has translation MVDVRPFAALRYAEIPPEKMGEVSSPPYDVFTPELQRAYHARHPHNIVRLIQGESLPHETGDGPRIGRAIGYLARWRKEGVLSFDARPAFYPYRQAFALPDGRRVERRGFFGVIRLARYEEGHIHPHEQTFPKPKSYLLELWGKAGAHLEPIFGFYEDPGDAAQRALAGSMKGAPLADFEDEGVRHALWRCDDPAALQAVQKALLSREVFIADGHHRYETSLNLREAERAKSPAGGEADFTLMCLANAADPGMVILPTHRLLKKVGAGTGEALSRIRERYEVTEEPAPAPGEGAKVSRRLEALGAGGRAAFALYDGEGPVRYLVRKEAGGGGGSVEAAIASLDVRRLHEDVIEGAFRASHEEADMGFTPDPEAALAAARRGECAAALLLNPTPIEAVSRIARAGGRMPHKSTYFYPKLRTGLVMHAFAPPARD, from the coding sequence TTGGTGGATGTCCGGCCGTTCGCGGCCCTTCGCTACGCCGAGATTCCGCCCGAGAAGATGGGCGAGGTGAGCTCGCCGCCCTACGACGTCTTCACCCCGGAGCTCCAGCGCGCCTATCACGCGCGGCACCCGCACAACATCGTGCGCCTCATCCAGGGGGAATCCCTCCCGCACGAGACGGGCGACGGCCCCCGCATCGGCCGCGCCATCGGCTATCTGGCGCGCTGGCGGAAGGAGGGCGTCCTCTCCTTCGACGCCCGGCCGGCCTTCTACCCCTACCGCCAGGCTTTCGCCCTGCCGGACGGGAGGCGCGTTGAGCGGCGGGGGTTCTTCGGCGTCATCCGCCTGGCCAGGTACGAGGAGGGGCACATCCACCCCCACGAGCAGACCTTCCCCAAGCCCAAGAGCTACCTCCTCGAGCTGTGGGGGAAGGCCGGGGCCCACCTGGAGCCCATCTTCGGCTTCTACGAGGACCCGGGCGACGCCGCCCAGCGCGCCCTGGCGGGCTCCATGAAGGGAGCGCCCCTGGCCGACTTCGAGGACGAGGGGGTGCGCCACGCCCTCTGGCGCTGCGACGATCCGGCCGCCCTCCAAGCCGTCCAGAAGGCCCTCCTCTCCCGGGAAGTCTTCATCGCCGACGGCCACCACCGCTACGAGACCTCCCTCAACCTGCGCGAGGCCGAGCGCGCGAAAAGCCCCGCGGGCGGGGAGGCCGACTTCACCCTCATGTGCCTGGCCAACGCCGCCGACCCGGGCATGGTCATCCTCCCCACCCACCGCCTCCTGAAGAAGGTGGGCGCGGGGACCGGGGAGGCCCTGAGCCGCATCCGGGAGCGCTACGAGGTGACCGAGGAGCCCGCGCCCGCCCCGGGCGAGGGCGCGAAGGTCTCCCGGCGCCTCGAGGCCCTCGGCGCGGGCGGGCGGGCGGCCTTCGCCCTCTACGACGGGGAGGGCCCGGTGCGCTACCTCGTGCGGAAGGAAGCGGGCGGGGGCGGGGGATCGGTCGAGGCGGCCATCGCCTCGCTCGACGTGCGCCGCCTGCACGAGGACGTGATCGAGGGCGCCTTCCGCGCCTCCCACGAGGAGGCCGACATGGGCTTCACGCCCGACCCGGAGGCCGCCCTGGCCGCCGCCCGGCGCGGGGAGTGCGCCGCCGCCCTGCTCCTGAACCCGACCCCCATCGAGGCCGTCTCCCGCATCGCCCGGGCCGGGGGCCGGATGCCCCACAAGTCCACCTACTTCTACCCCAAGCTCCGCACGGGGCTGGTGATGCACGCCTTCGCCCCGCCCGCCCGGGACTGA
- a CDS encoding response regulator, whose amino-acid sequence MAVREPAAVPMSRGDVFLIDDDAHTAALLLKVLAREGYRAEACTEPEHALDKDLPFLPEVVLLDIMMPGLSGLDLARTLKQGFQNHPIRIVMLTARTEAEFVEQAARAGADDYLTKPIKRRELIGRLDRQVRALRAERAIGRIRRVLLEGGEPSAQLEAVLGALREMRVIQ is encoded by the coding sequence ATGGCCGTCCGGGAGCCCGCAGCCGTCCCCATGAGCCGGGGCGACGTCTTTCTCATCGACGACGACGCGCACACCGCCGCGCTCCTCCTCAAGGTGCTCGCCCGCGAGGGCTACCGCGCCGAGGCCTGCACCGAGCCCGAGCACGCCCTCGACAAGGACCTCCCCTTCCTCCCCGAGGTCGTCCTCCTCGACATCATGATGCCCGGCCTCTCCGGCCTCGATCTCGCCCGCACCCTCAAGCAGGGCTTCCAGAACCATCCCATCCGCATCGTCATGCTCACCGCCCGCACCGAGGCGGAGTTCGTCGAGCAGGCCGCCCGCGCCGGGGCCGACGACTACCTCACCAAGCCCATCAAGCGCCGCGAGCTCATCGGGCGCCTCGACCGCCAGGTGCGGGCGCTCCGCGCCGAGCGCGCCATCGGCCGCATCCGCCGCGTCCTCCTCGAGGGCGGCGAGCCCTCCGCCCAGCTCGAGGCCGTCCTCGGCGCGCTGCGCGAGATGCGGGTGATCCAGTAG
- a CDS encoding 2Fe-2S iron-sulfur cluster binding domain-containing protein, protein MAKIEFIDEGKTVDIAAGQSILEVAMDKGVDLDHACGGVCACSTCHVKIRQGRELFTESTEEEEDQLDEARDIELCSRLGCQARLLKDSDETIRVQIPFWNVNLVQEGPDAAHAH, encoded by the coding sequence ATGGCCAAGATCGAATTCATCGACGAGGGCAAGACGGTCGACATCGCCGCCGGCCAGAGCATCCTCGAGGTCGCGATGGACAAAGGGGTCGACCTCGACCACGCCTGCGGCGGCGTGTGCGCCTGCTCCACCTGCCACGTCAAGATCCGGCAGGGCCGGGAGCTCTTCACCGAGTCCACCGAGGAGGAGGAGGACCAGCTCGACGAGGCCCGCGACATCGAGCTGTGCAGCCGCCTCGGCTGCCAGGCCCGCCTCCTCAAGGACTCGGACGAAACCATCCGCGTCCAGATCCCCTTCTGGAACGTGAACCTCGTCCAGGAGGGCCCCGACGCGGCCCACGCGCACTAG
- the iscX gene encoding Fe-S cluster assembly protein IscX, which produces MQKFTWEDAEDIGIALAEKFPEIDPLSVRFTDLHEWVCGLEEFGDDPMKSTEGKLEAIQMAWLDEYKAGQES; this is translated from the coding sequence GTGCAGAAATTCACCTGGGAGGACGCCGAGGACATCGGCATCGCGCTGGCCGAGAAGTTCCCGGAGATCGACCCCCTCTCCGTGCGCTTCACGGACCTGCACGAGTGGGTCTGCGGGCTCGAGGAGTTCGGCGACGACCCCATGAAATCCACCGAGGGCAAGCTCGAGGCCATCCAGATGGCCTGGCTCGACGAGTACAAGGCCGGGCAGGAGAGCTAG
- a CDS encoding LLM class flavin-dependent oxidoreductase yields MPEAKVRFGVSGGMHPERATPPGEMYAHAELAERLGYDSFWLGDHVAFHGPYPESLTALAAFAARTKRITLGTCVYLLPLRRPAIAAKAAATVDFLSGGGRFVFGVGVGGEGKAEFELCGVPLDERGARMDESLEIVRKLWTGGTVSHRGRFWAFEGARQSPPPATPGGPPIWVGGRSEAAQRRAARSGDGWVSYLFTARRYAEALEKMRGWAAEAGRALDIDGGRWTPAHHAFFYMHGDAETALRRGTENLSCRYAMDFDGIAERYLLYGPPERVAGQIEGYKQAGVRHFIFKYAGPPEEEMDQLARLAGEVLAGSRA; encoded by the coding sequence ATGCCTGAAGCGAAGGTCCGGTTCGGCGTGAGCGGGGGGATGCACCCCGAGCGCGCCACCCCGCCCGGGGAGATGTACGCACACGCCGAGCTGGCCGAGCGGCTGGGCTACGACTCCTTCTGGCTCGGGGACCACGTCGCCTTCCACGGCCCCTATCCCGAGAGCCTGACGGCCCTCGCCGCCTTCGCCGCCCGCACGAAGCGCATCACGCTCGGGACCTGCGTCTATCTCCTCCCGCTCCGGCGCCCGGCCATCGCCGCCAAGGCGGCCGCCACGGTGGACTTCCTCTCGGGCGGCGGGCGCTTCGTCTTCGGCGTGGGCGTGGGCGGGGAGGGCAAGGCCGAGTTCGAGCTCTGCGGCGTGCCTCTCGATGAGCGCGGCGCGCGGATGGACGAGTCCCTCGAGATCGTCCGCAAGCTCTGGACCGGCGGGACGGTGAGCCACCGGGGGCGCTTCTGGGCGTTCGAGGGCGCGCGGCAGAGCCCGCCCCCAGCCACGCCCGGGGGGCCGCCCATCTGGGTCGGGGGGCGCAGCGAGGCCGCCCAGCGCCGGGCCGCGCGCTCGGGGGACGGCTGGGTCTCCTACCTCTTCACCGCCCGGCGCTACGCCGAGGCCCTGGAGAAGATGCGGGGCTGGGCGGCCGAGGCCGGCCGCGCGCTCGATATCGACGGGGGCCGCTGGACCCCGGCCCACCACGCCTTCTTCTACATGCACGGGGACGCGGAGACCGCCCTGCGCCGGGGCACCGAGAACCTCTCGTGCCGCTACGCCATGGACTTTGACGGCATCGCCGAGCGGTATCTCCTCTACGGGCCGCCGGAGCGCGTCGCCGGGCAGATCGAGGGCTACAAGCAGGCCGGGGTACGCCACTTCATCTTCAAGTACGCGGGGCCCCCCGAGGAGGAGATGGACCAGCTCGCGCGGCTCGCCGGGGAAGTTCTCGCGGGGTCGCGGGCATGA
- a CDS encoding YihA family ribosome biogenesis GTP-binding protein — protein sequence MRFQRAELIKSAASRGGWPAPSLPEVAFAGRSNVGKSSLINALVGRRDLARTSTTPGKTQLLNFFEIDGRFILVDLPGYGYAKVPLAVRGKWQPMIEAYLGARETLRGVVVLIDSRRGAGDMDLQLLEWLGKVEVPACIALTKTDKLKRAERRAASESVSARLLQGGGLFGRWSGPILTSAQENLGRRELLAQLQDWIAGPPRLTPAA from the coding sequence GTGCGCTTCCAGCGGGCCGAGCTGATCAAGAGCGCGGCCTCCCGCGGGGGCTGGCCCGCGCCCTCACTCCCGGAGGTGGCCTTCGCGGGGCGGAGCAACGTGGGGAAATCCTCCCTCATCAACGCCCTGGTGGGGCGCCGGGACCTCGCCCGCACGAGCACCACCCCGGGGAAGACCCAGCTCCTCAACTTCTTCGAGATCGACGGGCGCTTCATCCTGGTGGACCTCCCCGGCTACGGCTACGCCAAGGTGCCCCTCGCCGTGCGGGGGAAGTGGCAGCCCATGATCGAGGCGTACCTGGGCGCCCGGGAGACCCTGCGGGGGGTGGTGGTACTCATCGACAGCCGCCGCGGCGCGGGGGACATGGACCTCCAGCTCCTCGAGTGGCTCGGGAAGGTGGAGGTGCCAGCCTGCATCGCCCTGACCAAGACCGACAAGCTCAAGCGCGCCGAGCGCCGCGCCGCCTCGGAGTCCGTCTCGGCCCGGCTCCTCCAGGGGGGCGGGCTCTTCGGGCGCTGGTCGGGGCCCATCCTCACCAGCGCCCAGGAGAACCTGGGCCGCCGGGAGCTCCTCGCCCAGCTCCAGGACTGGATCGCGGGCCCGCCCCGCCTCACGCCGGCGGCGTAG
- a CDS encoding transporter, with product MQALRARVRFNRNELSGAFGDIGTDLPLIVGLIQAAGLDSASVLIMFGLMQAGTGLIYGLPMPVQPLKAMAVLVIAQRLSGEVLLGAGLAIGVVMLVLSLTGLLDWLGRVVPLCAVRGVQFGLGLSLASLALKQYVPALGAEGYALAAAGFALILAVSGSSRFPAGLAVIGLGVLYAALTRMDFAAAAAGAGFALPKLHAPRWEDVLTGFLVLALPQIPLSLSNSLIATRQTVADLFPGREMSLRRIGTTYSAMNLVAPFFGGLPVCHGCGGLAGHHYFGARTGGSVVIYGSMYLALGLFLGGAFRHVVEIFPQPILGVVLTFEALALMLFIRDQAGSRRDLGIALLTAVCAFGLPYGFLIGLLIGTGLYHISERWPGRARLHL from the coding sequence ATGCAGGCCCTTCGGGCGCGGGTACGCTTCAACCGGAACGAGCTCTCGGGCGCATTCGGGGACATCGGGACCGACCTGCCCCTGATCGTGGGGCTCATCCAGGCCGCGGGCCTGGACAGCGCGAGCGTCCTTATTATGTTCGGCCTGATGCAGGCCGGGACGGGGCTCATCTACGGGCTGCCGATGCCCGTCCAGCCCCTCAAGGCCATGGCGGTCCTGGTCATCGCCCAGCGGCTGAGCGGGGAGGTGCTGCTCGGCGCGGGGCTGGCCATCGGCGTTGTGATGCTGGTCCTGAGCCTCACGGGCCTGCTCGACTGGCTGGGGCGCGTGGTCCCCCTGTGCGCCGTGCGGGGGGTCCAGTTCGGCCTGGGACTCTCCCTGGCTTCCCTGGCGCTCAAGCAGTACGTGCCCGCCCTGGGCGCCGAGGGCTACGCCCTCGCGGCGGCGGGCTTCGCCCTGATCCTCGCCGTCTCGGGGAGCAGCCGCTTCCCGGCGGGGCTGGCGGTGATCGGGCTGGGGGTCCTGTACGCGGCCCTCACCCGGATGGACTTCGCCGCCGCCGCGGCCGGCGCCGGCTTCGCGCTGCCGAAGCTCCACGCGCCCCGCTGGGAGGATGTCCTCACCGGCTTTCTCGTGCTGGCCCTGCCGCAGATCCCGCTCTCGCTGTCGAACTCCCTGATCGCCACCCGGCAGACGGTGGCGGATTTGTTCCCCGGCCGGGAGATGAGCCTCCGCCGCATCGGGACGACCTACTCCGCCATGAACCTCGTCGCCCCCTTCTTCGGGGGCCTCCCGGTGTGCCACGGCTGCGGCGGGCTGGCGGGGCACCACTACTTCGGGGCGCGGACGGGAGGCTCGGTCGTGATCTACGGCTCCATGTACCTCGCCCTGGGGCTGTTCCTGGGCGGCGCCTTCCGGCACGTGGTGGAGATCTTCCCCCAGCCGATCCTGGGCGTGGTCCTGACCTTCGAGGCCCTGGCGCTGATGCTGTTCATCCGCGATCAGGCGGGGTCGAGGCGCGACCTGGGGATTGCCCTCCTGACCGCCGTGTGCGCCTTCGGCCTCCCCTACGGCTTCCTGATCGGGCTCCTCATCGGCACCGGCCTCTACCACATCTCCGAGCGCTGGCCGGGCCGGGCGCGCCTGCACCTGTAG
- a CDS encoding CoA transferase codes for MAEPTRMPLEGIRVIDAGTLFAGPWIATYMGDFGAEVIKIEHPKGDSLRNFASMKDGVSLWWKLTSRNKKSVTCDISAPEGQEIARRLCREADVLIENFRPGTMERWGLGWEALHALNPRLVMVRTSGFGQEGPYAKRPGFGTLAEAMSGFAHITGQPDGPPTLPPFALADGISALCGTYAAMMALYHRDVHGAPGQEIDVAIYEPIATVLGPQVLEYDQLGYVQGRTGNAIPFAAPRNAYRCKDGRWVVISASAESIFRRVMEAVGRPDLAEDPRMASQAGRVRHMKELDDAIQAWIGGHTLEETVRHFERYEGALGPIYDAAQYAEDPHVRARGSVVRVEDEELGPLRMQNVMPRLKETPGRIRWAGPPKGKHTEEVLASLGYTAGEVAELRGKGII; via the coding sequence ATGGCCGAGCCCACGCGCATGCCCCTCGAGGGGATCCGGGTCATCGACGCCGGCACGCTCTTCGCGGGGCCGTGGATCGCCACCTACATGGGGGACTTCGGGGCCGAGGTCATCAAGATCGAGCACCCGAAGGGGGACAGCCTCCGCAACTTCGCCTCCATGAAGGACGGCGTCTCGCTGTGGTGGAAGCTCACCTCCCGGAACAAGAAGTCCGTCACCTGCGACATCTCGGCGCCGGAGGGGCAGGAGATCGCCCGGCGGCTGTGCCGGGAGGCGGACGTGCTCATCGAGAACTTCCGCCCCGGCACGATGGAGCGCTGGGGCCTCGGGTGGGAAGCGCTCCACGCCCTGAACCCCCGCTTGGTCATGGTGCGCACGAGCGGCTTCGGGCAGGAGGGCCCTTACGCCAAGCGGCCCGGCTTCGGCACCCTGGCCGAGGCCATGAGCGGCTTCGCTCACATCACCGGCCAGCCCGACGGCCCGCCGACGCTGCCGCCCTTCGCGCTGGCGGACGGCATCAGCGCGCTCTGCGGCACCTACGCCGCCATGATGGCCCTCTACCACCGCGACGTGCACGGCGCCCCGGGGCAGGAGATCGACGTCGCCATCTACGAGCCCATCGCCACGGTGCTGGGGCCCCAGGTGCTGGAGTACGACCAGCTCGGCTACGTCCAGGGCCGCACCGGGAACGCCATCCCCTTCGCCGCGCCGCGCAACGCCTACCGGTGCAAGGACGGCCGCTGGGTCGTCATCTCGGCGAGCGCCGAGAGCATCTTCAGGCGGGTCATGGAGGCGGTCGGGCGGCCCGATCTGGCGGAGGACCCCCGCATGGCGAGCCAGGCCGGCCGCGTCCGGCACATGAAGGAGCTGGACGACGCCATCCAGGCCTGGATCGGGGGGCATACGCTCGAGGAGACGGTGCGCCACTTCGAGCGCTACGAGGGAGCCCTCGGCCCCATCTACGACGCGGCGCAGTACGCCGAGGACCCCCACGTCCGGGCGCGGGGCTCCGTCGTCCGGGTGGAGGACGAGGAGCTGGGCCCCCTGCGCATGCAGAACGTCATGCCCCGACTGAAGGAGACCCCGGGCCGCATCCGCTGGGCGGGACCCCCCAAGGGGAAGCACACGGAAGAGGTGCTGGCCTCCCTCGGCTACACCGCCGGGGAGGTGGCCGAGCTGCGCGGGAAGGGGATCATCTAG
- a CDS encoding Tim44 domain-containing protein: MRRIAILSAFFIFFLTWPVHMGVPAPGPGGLILVRSEAEAARFGGGRSFGFRGSRGFARPSPASPRSGLAQPGYDQTRRPFGGFGGGLFAGLGGLLLGGLIGSLLFGRMGMGGIGLLEILLIGGGLFLLFRMFGGRRREAPQGGGTYTGRLATAEADPYGVGGGPAPAERARGSVYTGPDIAARGASGPAASPGPSARPSAGAAPDPGLEEGLSAIRASDPSFSRENFLLDARRGFLRFQEAWVARDLAPIRDAVDRDIYEKSQSDLDELRREGRVNRLDDIQVRRLDLAEAWQEEGFDFATVRVEASLLDYLVSETSGELLGGSRTEPVTFAELWTWARKTGPNKWFLSAIEQG; this comes from the coding sequence ATGAGGCGCATCGCCATCCTGTCCGCCTTCTTCATCTTCTTCCTCACCTGGCCCGTTCACATGGGCGTCCCCGCGCCCGGCCCCGGCGGGCTAATCCTCGTCCGGAGCGAGGCCGAGGCCGCCCGCTTCGGCGGGGGCCGCTCCTTCGGCTTCCGGGGTTCGCGCGGCTTCGCCCGGCCCTCGCCGGCCAGCCCGCGCTCGGGCCTCGCCCAGCCGGGCTACGACCAGACCCGCCGCCCCTTCGGCGGCTTCGGGGGCGGGCTCTTCGCCGGGCTCGGCGGCCTTCTCCTGGGCGGTCTCATCGGGAGCCTCCTCTTCGGCCGCATGGGCATGGGGGGCATCGGGCTCTTGGAGATCCTCCTCATCGGCGGCGGCCTCTTCCTTCTCTTCCGCATGTTCGGCGGCCGCAGGCGGGAGGCGCCGCAGGGCGGCGGCACCTACACCGGGCGCCTCGCCACCGCGGAAGCCGATCCTTACGGCGTGGGGGGCGGCCCGGCCCCGGCGGAGCGCGCCCGGGGCTCGGTCTACACCGGCCCCGACATCGCCGCCCGGGGCGCCTCGGGCCCGGCCGCGTCGCCGGGGCCCTCGGCGAGGCCCTCGGCCGGCGCCGCGCCCGACCCGGGCCTGGAGGAGGGCCTCAGCGCCATCCGGGCCTCCGACCCCTCCTTCTCCAGGGAGAACTTCCTCCTCGACGCCCGGCGCGGCTTCCTGCGCTTCCAGGAGGCCTGGGTGGCGCGCGACCTCGCCCCCATCCGCGACGCGGTGGACCGCGACATCTACGAGAAGTCCCAAAGCGATCTGGACGAGCTCCGGCGCGAGGGGCGGGTCAACCGGCTCGACGACATCCAGGTCCGCCGGCTCGACCTCGCCGAGGCCTGGCAGGAGGAGGGCTTCGACTTCGCCACCGTGCGGGTCGAGGCCAGCCTCCTCGACTACCTCGTCTCCGAAACCTCGGGCGAACTCCTGGGCGGCAGCCGCACCGAGCCCGTCACCTTCGCCGAGCTCTGGACCTGGGCGCGCAAGACGGGGCCGAACAAGTGGTTCCTGTCGGCGATCGAACAGGGGTGA
- a CDS encoding response regulator gives MPPGSGGAAPPRGRIFLLDDNPLTVNMIEQFLLREGFAVAKATDPVEALQAELPFAPEVAILDAMMPGMSGFEFAQALKKALGSGVRIVMLTALRREADRQRGLASGADAYLTKPVRPAELLAAVEAQLAAARGGRAAAAVEDLARILAGAGTPEEKVRAAAERLAREGSLPG, from the coding sequence GTGCCCCCGGGGAGCGGCGGCGCGGCGCCCCCGCGGGGCCGCATCTTCCTCCTGGACGACAACCCCCTCACCGTCAACATGATCGAGCAGTTCCTCCTGCGCGAGGGCTTCGCGGTGGCCAAGGCCACCGACCCGGTCGAGGCGCTCCAGGCCGAGCTCCCCTTCGCGCCCGAGGTGGCCATCCTCGACGCCATGATGCCCGGCATGTCGGGCTTCGAGTTCGCCCAGGCCCTCAAGAAGGCCTTGGGGTCCGGCGTCCGCATCGTCATGCTCACCGCCCTCCGGCGCGAGGCCGACCGCCAGCGCGGCCTCGCCTCGGGCGCCGACGCCTACCTCACCAAGCCCGTCCGCCCGGCCGAGCTCCTCGCGGCCGTCGAGGCGCAGCTCGCCGCCGCCCGGGGCGGCCGCGCCGCGGCCGCCGTCGAGGACCTCGCGCGCATCCTCGCCGGGGCCGGCACCCCCGAGGAGAAGGTCCGCGCCGCCGCCGAGCGCCTCGCCCGTGAAGGGTCCCTCCCCGGCTGA
- a CDS encoding TIM barrel protein yields the protein MPEKKPAPKKALQKAGPKALVPKKKAPRRGRAASAGGEPGERTYTGVPKPNPAPGKPDRLLFGTGGTPHTALPRDHPGAVRRLGELGLGVYEMEFVHGVRIRPETCEEVDRLRRETGIQVTAHGPYYINLFSLEEEKLAASRTRVLDTARALARCGGDGACFHAGFYQGRGRDEVYAHMKRELSALADALRAEGCNVRIDPETTGKESQFGSLDELTRLAREAGRGNLGITVDFSHIHARSNGGFNTYEEFGRILETIRERNGKTALQNMHIHLSGIAYGEKGEKHHLDVDESDMNYRDLLRALIDMGCEGRVVCESPGLEFDALILQRAYRELNGG from the coding sequence GTGCCCGAGAAAAAACCCGCCCCAAAGAAGGCCCTCCAGAAGGCGGGCCCCAAGGCCCTCGTCCCCAAGAAGAAGGCCCCCCGGCGCGGGCGGGCCGCCTCCGCCGGGGGGGAGCCGGGCGAGCGCACCTACACCGGCGTCCCCAAGCCCAACCCCGCGCCGGGAAAACCCGACCGCCTCCTCTTCGGCACGGGGGGCACCCCCCACACCGCCCTGCCGCGCGACCACCCGGGCGCGGTGCGCCGCCTCGGGGAGCTGGGCCTCGGAGTCTACGAGATGGAGTTCGTCCACGGGGTGCGCATCCGCCCCGAGACCTGCGAGGAGGTGGACCGCCTCCGGCGCGAGACGGGCATCCAGGTCACCGCCCACGGGCCCTACTACATCAACCTCTTCTCGCTGGAGGAGGAGAAGCTCGCCGCGAGCCGCACCCGCGTCCTCGATACCGCCCGGGCGCTCGCCCGCTGCGGCGGGGACGGCGCCTGCTTCCACGCGGGCTTCTACCAGGGCCGGGGGCGGGACGAGGTCTACGCCCACATGAAGCGGGAGCTCTCCGCCCTGGCCGACGCCCTCCGGGCCGAGGGCTGCAATGTGCGCATCGACCCCGAGACCACGGGCAAGGAGAGCCAGTTCGGCTCCCTGGACGAGCTCACCCGCCTCGCCCGCGAGGCCGGGCGCGGGAACCTCGGCATCACCGTGGACTTCAGCCACATCCACGCCCGGTCGAACGGGGGCTTCAACACCTACGAGGAATTCGGCCGCATCCTCGAAACCATCCGGGAGCGCAACGGGAAGACCGCCCTCCAGAACATGCACATCCATCTCTCCGGCATCGCCTACGGCGAGAAGGGGGAGAAGCACCACCTCGACGTGGACGAGAGCGACATGAACTACCGCGACCTCTTGCGCGCCCTCATCGACATGGGCTGCGAGGGCCGCGTCGTCTGCGAGAGCCCCGGGCTCGAGTTCGACGCTCTCATCCTCCAGCGCGCCTACCGCGAGCTGAACGGGGGCTGA